The Rhodothermales bacterium genome contains the following window.
GGCGGTCGCGCCCCCAGCGGCCAAGTCCGGCGCCCCCCAAGCGGCCAAGACCGCCGTCGCCCCGCCCGTCTCTACTGACCGGCGTCAGCGGAGTCGGCTTCGAAGGCTTCCATCGTGTCCCGATACAACGCTTCGAATTCCTCGGCCGTCTGGGCGTAGGTGGGGTCGCCGATCAGGTCTGCGATTCTGGTGGAGAAGTCCGCAGCGGCCTGGAAGTCCTGACCGTCCAAATACGCAAGGCGGATCAGCTCGATGAAACGGGCGGCAAGCTGGATGTCGCGATCGCCAGCGGCGTATTCGAGCCGGTGAAGAACGATGGGCTCCGCGCGCTTCATGAGGGCGAGCGAGGTCCCGAGGTCGCCGATGGCGCGGTACGCCTCCGACATGAACAGGTAAGAGCGCTCGTCACCTGGTATGGTTTCGAAGGGCACCTTCTCACTGAAGTCGTCGAGGATCTCCGCAGCCTGCTGGATCTGCCCCTGACGAGCCATCGTGGCGATGGTATGGGAGAAGATGTTGCGGTAGTTGTCGACCATCTTGCGGATGTTCTCGTCGAAATAGACATCCGGGTCGTTGAGCCCGCGGAAGCGGAATTGCTGCAGGCGTTCAGGAGTAATGCCCGGCACCACGCGGCCCAGCTGCTCGTTGTGCGGAATGGGCACTACGCGATACGCCTGGCCCTCCAACTGGAAGTAGTCCTGCAAGCCCAGCTGCCCGTCCGGGCTGACCGTCACGGCGAAGTAGATGGGTCGCTGCCAGTCCTGCTGAGCGTTGGTCATGATCATGTTGAGCACGACCTGGTCCACCCCGTACAGCAGGTTGATGTTGGGGTCGAGGGGGTAGGGTCTACCATCCAGTTGCCAGCGCATGGGCGACTGCACCAGGCTCGAGTCGTAGTCGGCAAGGGCGGCCGTCTCGCCGCCAAAGAGCCGCTCCTTGGGCACCGGCAGGGAGAGTTCCTGGGGCTGCCAGGGGGCTATGCCGAGATCGCGGATCTGATCGTCCGGCAACGAGATGGGCAGCGGCTCCGAATCCCGCGAGTACTGGTTCTTGAGCTGCCGCACGTACCACGGGGTGTTCATCAGCGACAGGTTGGCCACGCGCACGTCCTGGCGCACGCCCTCCACCTCCTGCGCATACCAAAGCGGGAAGGTGTCGTTGTCCCCGTTGGTCATGAGCACGGCATTCTCCTCGACGCTCATGAGCATGTTGTAGGCGTAGTCGCCGGCCACGTAACGGCCCGACCGGTCATGGTCGTCGTAGTTGATCAGCATCATGAGCAGCGGCACGGCGGCAAACAGCACCGCCGCGGTGCCTATCGCCACGGTCCGGCCCGCCTTGTCGCTTTGAACACGGGGGCGGAGCGCATCGCCAATCAATTGGATCACTCCTGACGCCCCGATGCCTACCCACAGGCTGAATGCGAAGAAGCTGGCCACATAGGAGTAGTCCCGCTCCCGCGGTTGCATGGGCGTCTGGTTCAGGTACAGGATGATGCCTATTCCCGTCACCGCGAACAGCACCCCGACCGCCATGCCGCGGCGCCAATCTCGCATGAAGTGGAACGCGGCGCCTATCAATCCCAGAAGCAGTGGAAGGCCGTAGTACGCGTTTCGGGACGCCTCCTCGCTCGGGGTCTGGTACAGGTACCGCTCCGTCTCCACCTCCGAGAAGCCGGTTATGGCCGGGGCGTCCTGCACATCGCTGGCTCGCCCGACAAAATTCCACAGGAAGTACCGCAGGTACATGTGCCCCACCTGGTACTGCCAGAAGTACTCACCGTCGGAATCATACTGGGCGTAGACCCGCATGTGGTTCGGGTCGGGCGAATGCCGACGGGGGAACCAGACCTCGCGGCGGTCATCCAATTGAGACAGCCTGTTGTCGAACGTATTGCCCTTGAGAATGGGCGTTTCGCCGTACTGCTCCCGCTTCAGGTAGGAGACGATCGCCTCCACGGTCTCCGGATCGTTTTCGTCGATGGGCGGGTTGGCCGCACTGCGGATGAAGATCAGGGCGTACGTGGAGTAGCCGATCAGGACCATCGCAATGCAGAGGGCGATGAGGTTTGCTGCCTGCATGCGGCGGGAATGCGTGTACGCCACCGCAAACACCACGGCGCCCAGGAACAGCGCCGTCACAAAAAGCGGACTTCCGGAGTCTCCGACAAAACCGGGCAGCCATTGAATGATGCCCGGATACACCACCAGGAAGGCTGCCGACGACACCGCGCCGGTTGCCACCAGACCGGTCAGGCGCTCCCGCGTGCCCCATTCCGCCTTGTCGAACTCCGTGTAGAAGAAGATCAGGGCGATGAAGAAGATGGCCAGCAGGTTCAGCAGGTGCACACCGATGGCCAGGCCGAACAGATAGGCAATCAGCACGAGGTAGCGGTTGGCCTGCAGGCCGAACGGGTGCGCGCCGGACCCGCGCAGAGCGGCTTCCTCGATCACGGCCAGCTCGCGCCATTTCAGGATCAACCAAACCACGGCGGCCGTGAAGAACATGGACAGGGCGTAGACCTCTGCCTCCACGGCATTGAACCAGAAGGAGTCGGTAACGGCAAACGTGCACGCCCCGATCACACCGCCGGCCAGGGCCGTGATGCGATCAACACTGCTCCATCCGGACGGGTCACCCTGCCATTCCCGCACAAGGCGCACAATGATCAGGTGGGTCAGCAGAATGGTCAGCGCGCTGGCGAACACCGAAACCAGGTTCACAGCGAGGGCCACGTACGCCGTGGGCACAAACATGCTGAACAGCCGGCCGACCAGCATGTAGAACGGAGCACCCGGCGGGTGGGACACCTGCAGCCGGTTGGCGATGGCGATAAACTCCCCCGAATCCCAGAATGAGGTGGCCGGAGCCACGGTGAGGATGTAGAGGACCAGGGCGTAGAAAAAGACCGCTCCAGCGGTGATACGCTCGGCCAGGCGCCAATTCATGTCTGAGAAGCTTGGAATTCCGATGGGAGGGGGGGCGATCGATGGGCCCGGCGGTGAACGCGGCCTGTGGCGGTTGGATTCAGCCGTCTGACCCGCCTACCACCACAACGAGTTCGCCCTTCACTTTCGTGCGCTCAGACAGCAGTGAATGCAACTCCGAGAGCGTGCCGCGCAGATACTCCTCGAACTGCTTCGAGATCTCCCTGGCCACACAGGCCGGCCGGTCGGCACCAAAATGGGTGGCAAGGTCGCGCATTGTGCGCACGATGCGGTGTGGTGATTCGTAGAGCACGACCGTGCGAGGGTCTGCGGCCAATTCCTCAAGCCGAGTCTTGCGGCCCTTCTTTGGTGGAAGGAAGCCCTCGAAGACAAAGCGATCGCAGGGCAACCCGCTCGCCGCGAGCGCCGGCACAAATGCCGTCGGACCGGGCAGGCACTCCACGCGAATCCCGGCAGCGGCG
Protein-coding sequences here:
- a CDS encoding DUF2723 domain-containing protein codes for the protein MNWRLAERITAGAVFFYALVLYILTVAPATSFWDSGEFIAIANRLQVSHPPGAPFYMLVGRLFSMFVPTAYVALAVNLVSVFASALTILLTHLIIVRLVREWQGDPSGWSSVDRITALAGGVIGACTFAVTDSFWFNAVEAEVYALSMFFTAAVVWLILKWRELAVIEEAALRGSGAHPFGLQANRYLVLIAYLFGLAIGVHLLNLLAIFFIALIFFYTEFDKAEWGTRERLTGLVATGAVSSAAFLVVYPGIIQWLPGFVGDSGSPLFVTALFLGAVVFAVAYTHSRRMQAANLIALCIAMVLIGYSTYALIFIRSAANPPIDENDPETVEAIVSYLKREQYGETPILKGNTFDNRLSQLDDRREVWFPRRHSPDPNHMRVYAQYDSDGEYFWQYQVGHMYLRYFLWNFVGRASDVQDAPAITGFSEVETERYLYQTPSEEASRNAYYGLPLLLGLIGAAFHFMRDWRRGMAVGVLFAVTGIGIILYLNQTPMQPRERDYSYVASFFAFSLWVGIGASGVIQLIGDALRPRVQSDKAGRTVAIGTAAVLFAAVPLLMMLINYDDHDRSGRYVAGDYAYNMLMSVEENAVLMTNGDNDTFPLWYAQEVEGVRQDVRVANLSLMNTPWYVRQLKNQYSRDSEPLPISLPDDQIRDLGIAPWQPQELSLPVPKERLFGGETAALADYDSSLVQSPMRWQLDGRPYPLDPNINLLYGVDQVVLNMIMTNAQQDWQRPIYFAVTVSPDGQLGLQDYFQLEGQAYRVVPIPHNEQLGRVVPGITPERLQQFRFRGLNDPDVYFDENIRKMVDNYRNIFSHTIATMARQGQIQQAAEILDDFSEKVPFETIPGDERSYLFMSEAYRAIGDLGTSLALMKRAEPIVLHRLEYAAGDRDIQLAARFIELIRLAYLDGQDFQAAADFSTRIADLIGDPTYAQTAEEFEALYRDTMEAFEADSADAGQ
- the rsmI gene encoding 16S rRNA (cytidine(1402)-2'-O)-methyltransferase — its product is MAEGQLVLVPTPVGNLGDMTFRAVEALRAADLIACEDTRTTGVLTSHYGIDTPRTSFHIHNEHAKTPRLVEQMNDGLRLALVTDAGTPGISDPGFLLVRAAAAAGIRVECLPGPTAFVPALAASGLPCDRFVFEGFLPPKKGRKTRLEELAADPRTVVLYESPHRIVRTMRDLATHFGADRPACVAREISKQFEEYLRGTLSELHSLLSERTKVKGELVVVVGGSDG